One genomic region from Entelurus aequoreus isolate RoL-2023_Sb linkage group LG14, RoL_Eaeq_v1.1, whole genome shotgun sequence encodes:
- the LOC133665391 gene encoding rap guanine nucleotide exchange factor 4-like, protein MSVFSTLTINGRLFACREDQLDSLTPVPEQEGPSAGSLSSFEWMSSKAVAFHLTFYDWELFNCVHELELIYHIFGRQHLKKSTVNLDLFLRRFNEIQFWVITEVCLCPQLSKRVQLLKKFIKIASHCKDHRNLNACFAIVMGLSNPAVSRLSQTWEKLPGKFKKFYEEFENLMDPSRNHRGYRLTIAKLEPPIIPFMPLLIKDMTFTHEGNRTFIDNLVNFEKMRMIANTIKIVRFCRSQPFSPESPLASKNPFEVRRYVRHFSVIDNQRMLTQLSHGLEPRRS, encoded by the exons ATGTCCGTGTTCTCCACTCTCACCATCAATGGACGTCTTTTTGCCTGCCGGGAGGATCAGCTGGATTCTTTG ACCCCCGTGCCTGAGCAGGAGGGTCCGTCTGCAGGCTCTCTGTCCAGTTTTGAGTGGATGAGTTCCAAAGCTGTTGCCTTCCATTTGACGTTCTACGACTGGGAGCTTTTCAACTGTGTACACGAG CTCGAACTGATCTACCACATCTTTGGGAGACAACACTTGAAGAAAAGCACAGTGAACCTGGACCTGTTCCTGAGGAGGTTCAATGAAATTCAGTTTTGGGTGATCACAGAGGTCTGCCTGTGCCCTCAGCTCAGCAAACGGGTGCAGCTTCTCAAGAAGTTCATAAAGATTGCCTCCCA CTGCAAGGATCATAGGAATTTGAATGCCTGCTTCGCCATCGTCATGGGGCTGAGTAACCCGGCAGTGAGCAGGCTGAGTCAGACCTGGGAG AAACTGCCTGGCAAATTCAAGAAGTTCTATGAAGAATTTGAAAATTTGATG GATCCGTCCAGGAACCATCGAGGGTACAGACTGACCATTGCCAAGCTGGAGCCTCCCATCATCCCTTTCATGCCACTGCTGATCAAAG ATATGACGTTCACTCACGAGGGAAACAGGACATTTATTGACAATCTGGTCAATTTTGAGAAAATG CGAATGATAGCCAACACAATAAAGATTGTCAGGTTTTGCAGAAGCCAGCCCTTCA GTCCGGAGTCACCGCTGGCGAGCAAGAACCCCTTTGAGGTGCGTCGCTACGTTCGCCACTTCAGCGTGATCGACAACCAAAGGATGCTGACCCAGCTCTCTCATGGACTAGAACCTCGCAGGTCTtaa